Proteins encoded within one genomic window of Brassica rapa cultivar Chiifu-401-42 chromosome A09, CAAS_Brap_v3.01, whole genome shotgun sequence:
- the LOC103843546 gene encoding pentatricopeptide repeat-containing protein At1g06580: MRRSITIAIALTAKTFLHHRHLLAKGNPVTALSHGLRAFSANSNYRERLRSELHSIKLHDAVDLFYDMADSRPLPSIIDFSRLLTAIAKMNHHDLVIYLFTQLENLKIPHDLYSFSILIDCLCRCSQLSVALSFLGKMMKLGYNPSVVTLGSLVNGFCQANRIHDAVSLIDQMVEWDYEPNAVIYNTIIASLCENRCLSAAIDFLHHMENVGVRPDVVSYNSLITGLFSAGVWGLSARLLSDMMKKGIKPDVITFSAVIDAFVKEGRILEAKEVYKEMIRRSVDPNIVTYNSLINGLCMNNRLDEAKCIFRLMVRRGCSPNLVTYNTLINGFCKSMRVDDGMRIFFMMVRDGLVGDRVTYNTLFQGYCQVGRFNAADEILCRMVSCGVRRDIFTYNILLDCLCVERALVLLEDMEKSEMVIGIITYNIIIKGMCKAGMVEEAWCLFCSLGLKGVMPDVVTYMTMIVGFFRKGMWREAHDLCIRMIMDGFMPIEWRYKRGH, encoded by the coding sequence ATGCGGAGATCGATTACCATCGCGATTGCGTTAACGGCGAAAACGTTTCTTCACCATCGTCATCTCCTCGCGAAAGGTAACCCCGTAACCGCTCTCTCACACGGTCTCCGAGCATTTTCCGCTAACAGTAACTACCGAGAGAGATTGAGAAGCGAGCTTCACTCAATCAAACTACACGACGCAGTCGATTTGTTCTACGACATGGCCGACTCTCGTCCCCTCCCTTCCATCATCGACTTCAGTCGATTACTAACCGCCATCGCCAAAATGAACCACCACGATCTCGTAATCTACCTCTTCACTCAATTGGAAAATCTAAAAATCCCGCACGATCTCTACAGCTTCAGCATCTTGATAGACTGTTTATGCCGCTGCTCTCAACTCTCCGTCGCTCTCTCTTTCCTCGGGAAGATGATGAAGCTTGGTTACAACCCCAGCGTGGTTACCTTAGGATCACTGGTTAACGGATTCTGCCAGGCGAATAGAATCCACGACGCAGTGTCTTTAATTGATCAGATGGTGGAGTGGGACTACGAACCTAACGCTGTAATCTACAACACGATCATCGCTAGTCTCTGCGAAAATCGATGTTTGAGTGCTGCGATTGACTTTTTGCACCATATGGAGAACGTTGGAGTTAGACCTGACGTTGTTAGTTATAACTCTTTAATCACTGGCCTTTTCAGCGCTGGTGTGTGGGGTTTATCCGCGAGATTACTCAGTGACATGATGAAGAAAGGGATCAAGCCGGATGTGATTACTTTCAGCGCTGTGATCGATGCGTTTGTGAAAGAAGGACGGATTCTAGAGGCTAAGGAAGTGTACAAAGAGATGATTCGGAGATCGGTAGATCCGAATATCGTTACTTACAATTCGTTGATTAATGGACTTTGTATGAACAATCGTCTAGACGAGGCTAAATGCATTTTTCGTTTGATGGTGAGGAGAGGCTGCTCCCCGAATCTGGTGACTTATAATACTCTCATTAACGGGTTTTGCAAGTCGATGAGGGTGGATGACGGGATGAGAATCTTCTTCATGATGGTGCGTGATGGGTTGGTTGGTGATAGAGTCACTTACAACACTCTCTTCCAAGGGTATTGTCAAGTGGGGAGATTTAATGCTGCTGATGAGATTCTATGTAGGATGGTTTCTTGCGGCGTGCGTCGTGATATTTTTACTTACAACATTTTGTTAGACTGTTTATGTGTAGAAAGGGCGTTGGTGTTATTGGAGGATATGGAAAAGAGTGAGATGGTTATTGGTATTATTACGTATAATATTATCATCAAAGGGATGTGCAAGGCGGGTATGGTGGAAGAGGCTTGGTGTTTATTTTGCAGTCTCGGTCTCAAAGGAGTGATGCCTGATGTTGTAACGTACATGACAATGATAGTAGGATTTTTTAGGAAAGGAATGTGGCGTGAAGCGCATGATCTGTGTATAAGAATGATTATGGATGGGTTTATGCCAATTGAGTGGAGGTATAAAAGAGGTCATTAG
- the LOC103843550 gene encoding callose synthase 7 — protein MASTSGGRGGEDGRPPQMQPVRSLSRRMTRAGTMMMIEPNEDESIIDSELVPSSLAAIAPILRVANDIEEDNPRVAYLCRFHAFEKAHKMDPTSSGRGVRQFKTYLLHKLQEEEPTSDPNEIQTYYQNFYVDNIENGEGKKTPEEMAKLYQMATVLYDVLKTVIHPARIDEKTHRYAKEVERKKDHYEPYNILPLDVGGAKTVIMELPEIKAAIRAVCNVQNLPQPRVPSASTKPNEVDREKARTFNDILEWLALVFGFQRGNVANQREHLILLLANVDVRKRNLENYEDVKPSTVNKLMEKYFKNYKSWCNYLRMESYLRFPAGCDEQQLSLLYIGLYLLIWGEASNVRFMPECLCYIFHNMANEVHGILFSNVYPVTGETYEAGAPDDEAFLRNVITPIYQVLRKEVRRNKMGKASHSKWRNYDDLNEYFWDKRCFRLDWPMKPEADFFIHTDVISQRPNERHDPVSHGKRKPKTNFVEARTFWNLYRTFDRMWMFLALSLQVMIIVAWSPSGSILNIFSEDVFKNVLTIFITSAFLNLLQATLDVILSFGAWKSLKFTQILRYITKFLMAAMWAIILPITYSNSLQNPTGLIKFFSSWIGSWLHQSSYNYAIALYVLPNILAAVFFLLPPLRRIMERSNMRIVTFIMWWAQPKLYVGRGMHEEMFALFKYTFFWVMLLLSKLAFSYYVEILPLVKPTRLIWDMTGVNYQWHEFFPNATHNIGVIISIWGPIVLVYFMDTQIWYAIFSTLFGGISGAFSHLGEIRTLGMLRSRFRFVPSAFCGKLTPLPPGHPKRKHLEETVDERDIARFSQMWNKFVYTMRDEDLISDRERDLLLVPSSSKDVTVLQWPPFLLASKIPIALDMAKDFKGKEDIDLFKKIKSEYYMHYAVVEAYESVRDVIYGLLEDESDKRIVREICYEIDVSIQQHKFLSKFRMTGMPLLSDKLEKFLKILLSGDEEDDTYKSQIINVLQDIIEIITQDIMVNGHEILERAHFQSGDIDTDKKEQRFEKINLYKQDASWREKVVRLLLLVTVKESAINIPQNLEARRRMTFFANSLFMNMPDAPRVRDMLSFSVLTPYYKEDVLYSEEELNKENEDGISILFYLQRIYPEEWSNYVERVIDVKRNFSDKEKTDQLREWVSFRGQTLSRTVRGMMYYRMSLELQCYQEYTGEDDTNDGYLSSASNENFMNRARALADLKFTYVVSCQVYGNQKKSSEGRDRSCYNNILQLMLKYPSLRVAYIDEREETVNNKSQKVFYSVLLKGGNKLDEEIYRIKLPGNPTEIGEGKPENQNHAIIFTRGEALQTIDMNQDNYFEESFKMRNVLQEFDEGRRGKRNPTILGLREHIFTGSVSSLAWFMSNQETSFVTIGQRVLANPLRVRFHYGHPDIFDRIFHITRGGISKASKIINLSEDIFAGYNSTLRGGYITHHEYIQAGKGRDVGMNQISIFEAKVANGNGEQTLSRDVYRLGRRFDFYRMLSFYFTTVGFYFSSMITVVTVYVFLYGRLYLVLSGLEKEILQSATIHQSKALEEALAAQTVFQLGFLMVLPMVMEIGLEKGFRTALGDFIIMQLQLASVFFTFQLGTKAHYFGRTVLHGGSKYRATGRGFVVFHAKFAENYRLYSRSHFVKGLELVILLVVYQVYGNSYRSSSLYLYITFSMWFLVSSWLFAPFIFNPSGFEWQKTVDDWTDWKRWMGNRGGIGIVVEKSWESWWESEQEHLKHTNLRGRVLEILLALRFLLYQYGIVYHLNVAHRDTTLLVYGLSWAVLLSVLLVLKMVSMGRRKFGTDFQVMFRILKALLFLGFLSVMTVLFVVCGLTISDLCASFLAFLPTGWAILLIGQTLRGVLKGIGIWDSIKELGRAYEYIMGLLIFTPIAVLSWFPFVSEFQTRLLFNQAFSRGLQISMILAGKKDKETPSFSNKNSIN, from the exons ATGGCGAGCACCAGTGGAGGAAGAGGCGGCGAGGATGGGAGGCCGCCGCAGATGCAGCCTGTTCGTTCTCTTTCCCGGAGGATGACGCGAGCTgggacgatgatgatgattgaGCCTAACGAAGACGAGAGTATCATCGACAGCGAGCTCGTGCCTTCTTCGCTCGCTGCTATTGCTCCCATTCTTCGTGTAGCTAATGATATTGAAGAAGATAATCCAAGAGTCGCTTACCTCT GTCGCTTCCATGCGTTTGAGAAGGCTCATAAGATGGATCCAACGTCAAGTGGACGAGGCGTTCGTCAATTTAAAACCTATCTATTGCACAAATTACAAGag gAGGAACCGACGAGTGATCCGAATGAAATTCAGACGTACTATCAGAACTTCTATGTGGATAATATAGAAAATGGAGAAGGGAAAAAGACACC GGAGGAGATGGCGAAGCTGTACCAGATGGCGACTGTATTGTATGATGTTCTGAAGACTGTGATTCATCCAGCAAGAATAGACGAAAAG ACCCACAGGTATGCTAAAGAAGTTGAAAGAAAGAAGGATCACTATGAGCCCTACAACATTCTTCCACTGGATGTTGGAGGAGCAAAGACCGTAATAATGGAACTCCCTGAG ATTAAGGCGGCTATTCGAGCTGTATGTAATGTGCAAAATCTTCCTCAGCCAAGAGTTCCTTCAGCCTCGACTAAGCCAAACGAAGTGGATAGGGAAAAAGCCAGAACTTTCAATGACATTCTCGAGTGGCTtgctttggtttttggttttcag AGAGGAAATGTAGCTAACCAGAGGGAGCATCTCATACTTCTACTTGCCAACGTTGATGTGAGAAAGAGGAATCTCGAGAATTATGAAGAT GTGAAGCCTAGCACCGTGAATAAGTTGATGGAAAAATATTTCAAGAATTACAAGTCATGGTGCAACTATTTGCGGATGGAATCATATCTCAG GTTTCCTGCAGGTTGCGATGAACAGCAATTGAGCCTTTTGTATATTGGCCTTTATCTTCTCATATGGGGTGAAGCATCGAATGTCCGTTTCATGCCTGAATGCCTCTGCTACATATTCCACAAT ATGGCGAACGAAGTCCATGGAATTCTGTTTAGCAATGTGTACCCTGTAACTGGGGAGACATATGAGGCAGGTGCACCTGACGATGAGGCATTCTTAAGGAATGTTATAACACCAATTTACCAGGTCCTACGCAAG GAAGTCAGGAGAAACAAAATGGGAAAGGCAAGCCATTCAAAATGGAGAAATTATGATGATCTGAATGAGTACTTTTG GGATAAAAGGTGTTTTAGGCTGGATTGGCCAATGAAACCTGAGGCAGATTTTTTCATCCACACTGATGTGATTTCACAACGTCCGAATGag AGGCACGATCCAGTCTCTCATGGAAAAAGGAAACCCAAAACTAATTTTGTTGAAGCTCGAACGTTTTGGAACCTCTATCGAACTTTTGACCGAATGTGGATGTTCCTTGCGTTGTCTCTACAG GTCATGATAATAGTTGCATGGAGCCCATCAGGATCTATTCTTAACATATTTTCTGAGGATGTATTCAAAAATGTGCTGACCATTTTCATCACTTCAGCGTTCCTTAATCTTCTACAAG CGACATTGGACGTAATTCTTAGTTTTGGTGCTTGGAAGAGCCTAAAGTTTACCCAAATTCTGCGGTACATCACAAAGTTTTTAATGGCAGCCATGTGGGCCATTATATTGCCAATTACATACTCAAACTCGTTGCAGAATCCTACTGGACTAATAAAGTTCTTCAGTAGTTGGATTGGGAGTTGGCTTCACCAGTCGTCGTACAACTATGCTATTGCATTATATGTCTTACCAAATATTTTGGCCGCTGTGTTTTTCTTACTCCCACCTCTGCGTAGAATCATGGAGCGATCAAATATGCGAATTGTTACATTTATTATGTGGTGGGCTCAGCCAAAACTGTATGTTGGCAGAGGAATGCATGAAGAAATGTTTGCACTTTTCAA GTATACATTCTTTTGGGTCATGCTGTTACTTAGCAAGCTCGCATTCAGCTACTACGTGGAG ATATTACCACTTGTCAAGCCAACGAGGTTAATATGGGATATGACTGGCGTAAATTATCAGTGGCATGAGTTCTTCCCAAATG CCACTCATAACATTGGTGTAATTATCTCCATATGGGGTCCGATTGTCTTg GTTTATTTTATGGATACGCAAATATGGTATGCCATATTCTCTACTCTATTTGGTGGGATTTCTGGAGCTTTCAGCCATCTTGGGGAG atACGTACACTTGGAATGTTGCGGTCCAGGTTTAGATTTGTTCCATCTGCGTTCTGTGGTAAACTTACACCATTACCTCCAGGCCATCCAAAGAGAAAGCACTTG GAGGAAACAGTGGACGAAAGAGATATTGCGAGGTTCTCACAGATGTGGAATAAGTTCGTATACACTATGCGGGATGAGGATCTGATCAGCGATAG GGAAAGAGATTTGCTACTTGTACCTTCGTCTTCTAAAGATGTCACTGTTCTGCAGTGGCCTCCTTTCTTGCTTGCTAGCAAA ATTCCAATAGCATTAGACATGGCTAAAGATTTCAAGGGAAAGGAGGACATTGACTTATTCAAGAAGATTAAAAGTGAATACTATATGCATTATGCAGTGGTTGAAGCTTATGAATCGGTGAGGGACGTAATATATGGTCTTCTTGAAGATGAATCTGATAAAAG GATTGTAAGGGAGATTTGTTATGAAATTGATGTTAGCATTCAACAACATAAATTTTTAAGTAAATTCCGGATGACTGGTATGCCTTTGCTCAGTGATAAGCTTGAGAAGTTCTTAAAAATCCTG CTAAGTGGTGATGAGGAAGATGATACTTACAAGTCTCAGATAATCAATGTTCTCCAAGACATTATTGAAATCATCACGCAGGATATTATGGTTAACGGTCACGA GATCCTTGAGAGGGCTCATTTTCAGAGTGGTGATATTGATACGGACAAGAAAGAACAAAGGTTCGAAAAGATAAATCTGTATAAGCAGGACGCGTCTTGGAGGGAAAAG GTTGTAAGACTTTTGTTACTTGTGACTGTTAAAGAATCTGCAATTAACATCCCTCAAAATTTGGAAGCTCGTCGTCGTATGACATTCTTTGCAAATTCCCTGTTCATGAATATGCCAGATGCTCCTCGAGTCCGTGACATGCTATCGTTTAG TGTCTTAACTCCTTATTACAAAGAAGATGTTCTCTATTCGGAGGAAGAATTGAACAAGGAAAATGAAGATGGAATATCTATTTTATTCTACCTACAGAGAATATATCCTG AGGAATGGTCGAATTATGTCGAACGTGTAATTGATGTCAAACGGAATTTTTCTGATAAAGAAAAGACAGATCAACTCCGTGAATGGGTATCGTTTAGAGGCCAGACCCTTTCAAGGACAG TTAGGGGAATGATGTACTACAGAATGTCTCTCGAACTTCAATGTTACCAGGAATACACTGGAGAAGATG ATACCAATGATGGCTACCTTTCCTCAGCatcaaatgaaaattttatgaaCCGCGCACGAGCTCTTGCAGATTTAAAATTCACGTATGTAGTGTCATGCCAAGTCTATGGGAACCAGAAAAAGTCAAGTGAGGGCAGGGATCGAAGTtgttacaataatattttacagCTCATGCTCAA GTATCCATCCTTGCGTGTTGCCTATATAGATGAAAGGGAGGAGACAGTTAACAATAAATCACAGAAAGTATTCTACTCCGTGCTGCTCAAAGGTGGTAACAAATTAGATGAG GAAATATATCGTATCAAACTTCCCGGCAATCCTACTGAAATTGGCGAAGGAAAGCCCGAGAACCAGAACCATGCCATCATTTTCACTCGTGGTGAAGCACTTCAGACCATAGACATGAACCAGGACAACTACTTTGAAGAGTCTTTCAAAATGAGAAATGTGCTACAAGAATTTGATGAAGGTCGTCGTGGCAAGAGAAACCCAACAATTTTGGGTCTTCGTGAACATATATTTACTGGAAG TGTTTCATCACTTGCTTGGTTCATGTCGAATCAAGAAACAAGTTTCGTTACCATTGGCCAACGTGTTCTGGCAAATCCTCTGAG GGTACGTTTCCATTATGGCCATCCTGATATATTTGATAGAATCTTCCACATCACAAGGGGAGGCATTAGCAAGGCTTCAAAGATAATAAACTTAAGCGAAGATATCTTTGCAG GGTACAATTCAACACTTCGTGGGGGTTACATCACACACCACGAGTACATCCAAGCAGGGAAAGGGCGTGATGTAGGGATGAATCAGATTTCGATTTTTGAAGCCAAAGTTGCGAATGGTAATGGAGAACAAACACTAAGTCGTGACGTTTACCGACTTGGACGCCGGTTTGATTTTTACAGGATGCTCTCCTTCTACTTCACCACTGTTGGTTTCTATTTCAGTAGCATG ATAACGGTGGTCACAGTATATGTGTTTCTTTACGGGCGTCTTTATCTAGTATTGAGCGGATTGGAAAAGGAGATTCTGCAAAGTGCAACTATACATCAGTCCAAAGCCCTTGAGGAGGCATTAGCAGCGCAAACTGTTTTCCAGCTAGGTTTTCTGATGGTTCTACCAATGGTTATGGAGATTGGCCTAGAGAAAGGGTTCCGCACGGCCTTGGGTGATTTCATCATTATGCAGCTTCAGCTCGCCTCAGTTTTCTTCACGTTTCAGCTGGGAACAAAAGCACATTACTTTGGGAGGACGGTTCTGCACGGAGGTTCCAAGTACAGAGCAACTGGTCGTGGATTCGTTGTCTTCCATGCCAAGTTTGCGGAAAACTATAGACTATACTCGCGAAGCCACTTCGTCAAGGGACTTGAGTTGGTCATATTGCTAGTAGTCTATCAAGTTTATGGGAACTCGTACCGTAGCTCAAGTCTTTATCTATACATAACGTTTTCGATGTGGTTCCTGGTGAGCTCTTGGCTGTTCGCTCCGTTTATATTCAACCCGTCTGGGTTTGAGTGGCAAAAGACGGTGGATGACTGGACTGACTGGAAAAGATGGATGGGGAACCGCGGCGGCATTGGAATCGTCGTTGAAAAAAGTTGGGAATCATGGTGGGAATCAGAGCAAGAACATCTGAAGCACACTAATTTAAGAGGAAGGGTTCTTGAGATACTTCTCGCACTGCGTTTCCTCCTTTACCAGTATGGCATTGTCTACCACCTCAACGTCGCTCATCGCGACACAACATTGCTG GTTTATGGACTTTCTTGGGCGGTTTTGTTGTCAGTTCTCCTCGTCCTAAAG ATGGTATCAATGGGAAGACGAAAGTTCGGAACAGATTTTCAGGTTATGTTTAGGATTCTCAAGGCGCTTCTCTTCCTCGGTTTCTTGTCAGTCATGACTGTATTGTTTGTAGTCTGCGGCCTTACGATCTCAGATCTATGCGCTTCATTCCTAGCTTTCTTGCCTACGGGCTGGGCCATTCTTCTT ATCGGGCAAACGCTGCGTGGCGTGCTAAAGGGAATAGGAATATGGGACTCGATTAAAGAGCTAGGGAGAGCGTACGAGTACATAATGGGGCTTCTGATATTCACACCCATTGCGGTTTTATCTTGGTTCCCGTTCGTGTCTGAGTTCCAAACCAGACTGCTGTTTAACCAAGCCTTTAGTCGCGGTCTCCAGATCTCTATGATCCTCGCAGGAAAGAAAGACAAAGAGACACCTTCCTTCTCTAACAAAAACTctattaattaa
- the LOC103843549 gene encoding uncharacterized protein LOC103843549 has translation MQHGGNKSGKSSTNVWANNANLAKTMGALDEFKSGFPSKGLATVSNKWWGTGGQRQDVTEDGGDVKDEEAASEKQSSLLGIRKRIAEEGREALELGVSQGFGSKRPDKRDQHLLSQIFGSSLPKEWVNDSS, from the coding sequence ATGCAGCATGGTGGGAACAAGAGTGGCAAGTCCTCCACCAATGTATGGGCTAACAACGCTAATCTGGCAAAGACAATGGGAGCTTTAGATGAGTTCAAATCTGGATTCCCGTCAAAGGGTTTAGCAACCGTGTCTAACAAATGGTGGGGGACAGGCGGACAACGCCAAGATGTTACTGAAGATGGAGGAGATGTCAAGGACGAAGAAGCAGCTTCTGAGAAGCAGAGTTCTTTGCTAGGTATTAGAAAAAGAATAGCTGAAGAAGGAAGAGAAGCTCTTGAGCTTGGTGTCAGTCAAGGGTTTGGTTCCAAAAGACCAGACAAGAGAGATCAGCATCTTCTGTCTCAGATCTTTGGGTCTTCACTGCCAAAGGAATGGGTTAATGATTCTTCCTga
- the LOC103843547 gene encoding 4-hydroxyphenylpyruvate dioxygenase — protein MGHENAAVSESHQHDDAASAASPGFKLVGFSKFVRKNPKSDKFKVKRFHHIEFWCGDATNVARRFSWGLGMRFSAKSDLSTGNMVHASYLLTSGDLRFLFTAPYSPSLSAGETRTSATASIPSFDHVSCRSFFSSHGLGVRAVAIEVEDAESAFSISVANGAVPSSPPNVLNGAVTIAEVKLYGDVVLRYVSYHNGAVNFLPGFESVDDTSSFPLDYGIRRLDHAVGNVPELGPALTYLAGFTGFHQFAEFTADDVGTAESGLNSAVLASNDEMVLLPVNEPVHGTKRKSQIQTFLEHNEGAGLQHLALMSEDIFRTLREMRKRSGVGGFDFMPSPPPTYYKNLKKRVGDVLSDEQIRECEELGILVDRDDQGTLLQIFTKPLGDRPTIFIEIIQRVGCMKKDEEGKVYQSGGCGGFGKGNFSELFKSIEEYEKTLEAKQLVG, from the exons ATGGGGCACGAAAACGCCGCCGTTTCAGAGAGTCACCAGCACGACGACGCTGCCTCGGCTGCGTCGCCGGGATTCAAGCTCGTCGGATTCTCCAAGTTCGTGAGGAAGAATCCAAAGTCCGATAAGTTCAAGGTAAAGCGCTTCCACCACATCGAGTTCTGGTGCGGCGACGCCACCAACGTCGCCCGCCGCTTCTCGTGGGGACTCGGAATGCGATTCTCCGCTAAATCCGATCTCTCCACCGGAAACATGGTTCACGCCTCCTACCTACTCACCTCCGGCGACCTCCGATTCCTCTTCACCGCTCCCTACTCTCCATCTCTCTCCGCCGGCGAAACTCGAACATCCGCCACAGCCTCAATCCCATCCTTCGATCACGTCTCTTGCCGCTCCTTCTTCTCTTCGCACGGACTCGGCGTAAGAGCAGTCGCCATCGAAGTCGAAGACGCTGAGTCAGCATTCTCCATCAGCGTCGCAAACGGCGCCGTTCCTTCCTCCCCTCCTAACGTCCTCAACGGAGCCGTTACGATCGCGGAGGTTAAACTATACGGAGACGTCGTCCTCCGTTACGTTAGTTATCATAACGGAGCCGTTAATTTCCTCCCCGGATTTGAATCTGTTGACGATACGTCGTCGTTTCCGCTAGATTACGGTATACGCCGTCTCGACCACGCAGTGGGGAACGTCCCCGAGCTGGGCCCAGCTTTAACTTACCTCGCGGGGTTCACAGGCTTCCACCAGTTCGCGGAGTTCACGGCAGACGACGTGGGAACAGCCGAGAGCGGTTTAAACTCGGCTGTTTTAGCCAGCAACGACGAGATGGTTCTGTTGCCGGTGAACGAGCCGGTGCACGGGACGAAGAGGAAGAGTCAGATCCAGACGTTTCTTGAACACAACGAAGGAGCCGGGCTGCAGCATTTGGCTCTGATGAGCGAAGATATATTCAGGACGCTGAGGGAGATGAGGAAGAGGAGCGGCGTTGGAGGGTTTGACTTCATGCCTTCTCCTCCGCCTACTTATTACAAGAATCTCAAGAAAAGGGTTGGAGATGTGCTGAGTGATGAGCAGATTAGGGAGTGTGAGGAGCTGGGGATTCTTGTGGATAGAGATGATCAGGGGACGTTGCTTCAGATCTTTACAAAACCACTTGGTGACAG GCCGACGATATTTATAGAGATAATACAGAGAGTGGGATGCATGAAGAAGGATGAGGAAGGGAAGGTTTACCAGAGCGGAGGATGTGGTGGGTTTGGTAAAGGTAACTTCTCTGAGCTTTTTAAGTCTATTGAAGAGTATGAGAAGACTCTTGAAGCCAAGCAGCTTGTGGGGTGA